The DNA region CCGACGAGGTGGCGGTCGAACGGGACCGGCTCGCCGACCGGATTCAGGTCGCGTTGAGCCAGCCGGCGCATCTGGCCCGTACGGCGTTGACCCGTCGGCTGTACGGACGGCACCCGTACGCCGAGCCGACGCCCGGGGTGGCGCAGGTCCGGGCGGTCCGGGCGGCGGCGCTGCGGGCGCTGCACGCCGACCGGGTGCAGCCGGCCGGGGCGAACCTGGTGCTGGTCGGTGACGTGGCCCCGAAGCGGGCGTTGGACGTCGCCGAGCAGGCGCTCGCCGGCTGGGTCACCGTCGGGCGGCAGGTGACGTTGCCGCCGGCACCGGACCCCCGGCCGGCACCGCTGCTGCTGGTCGACCGGCCGGGGTCGGTGCAGTCGTCGATGCGTATCGCGTTGCCGGCGGTCGACCGCCGGCACCCGGACCACGCGGCGTTGCAGTTGGCCAACATGGTCTTCGGCGGCTACTTCTCGTCCCGCTGGGTGGAGAACATCCGGGAGGACAAGGGCTACACCTACAGCCCGTACTCGATGGTCGAGCATTCGATCGCCGGCTCGGTGCTGATGCTCTCCGCCGACGTGGCGACCGAGGTGACCGCCCCCGCGCTGCTGGAGACGTTGTACGAGCTGGGGCGGCTGGCGGCGCTGCCGCCCGGGGCCGAGGAGTTGGAGCAGGCCCGGCAGTACGCGGTCGGCACCCTGCAGCTGGGCATGTCGACCCAGGCCGGGCTCGCCGGCCTGGCCAGCACGTACGCCGGGTTCGGTCTGCCGCTGGAGTTCCTCGCCGAGCACACCGCCCGGCTGGCGTCGGTCACCCGCGACGAGGTCGCCGAGGCGGCGACCCGCTACCTGGCGCCGGCACGGTCGTCGGGTGTGGTGCTCGGTGACGTGGCACGCATCGCCGGGCCGGTGGCCGCGTTGACGCAGGTCGAGCTGTCCGGCACCACACCGTGACCGACGTACCGTCGGCCCGGCCCGACCAGGCCGGTCAGCCGGCGCCAGCGGGCGCCCTGGCGGATCAGCCGGCGCTGGCCCGTCGCGCGGTCGACCGGGCGGCGCGGCACCGGACCGACCCGCAGTGGTTGGCACAGGCGTGGCGGCGGGCCCGGGTGCTGGTGGTGGACTCGGCCGCCGGGGGCCGGGCGGTGGTCCGCGACGACGGAGCCGGCGTGGCGTTGGTCCTGCTCGACGCGGACCGCGCGCCGGCCGTGCCGGCCGAGGAGCGGATCTTCCTCGGTACGGACGGCGACGGCACGCCGTACTTCGCCGTCGACGCGCCCCTGGAGCCACCACCAGGGCCGCCGTTGTCGCCGGCCGGTGCCCGGCTGGCCACGGTACGGCAGGTCGGTCACCTGCTCGGAGGCCGCGACGCCGGGCTGTTCACGACGGCGGCGGCGCTGGCCGGCTGGCATGCCCGGCATCCGTACGCGTCGTCGACCGGCCTCGGCACGCGCTGTGCCGACGGCGGCTGGAACCGGGTGGACGACGCCGGCACCCGGCACTGGCCACGGACCGACCCGGCGGTGATCGTGCTGGTGACCGACGGGGTAGCCGGGCCGTCGGGCCGGTGCCTGCTGGCCAACCACCACGACCGACCCGGCGACGGGGCGGGGCGGCTCTACTCCTGCCTGGCCGGGTTCGTCGAGCCGGGCGAGTCGGCGGAGGCGGCTGCGGCCCGGGAGGTGGCCGAGGAGGTGGGCGTGACGCTGACCGGGTTGACGTACGTGGCGAGCCAGTCGTGGCCGTTCCCGGGCACCCTGATGCTCGGCTATCTCGGTCTGGTCGACCCCGGTCAGCCGGTCCGGGTGGATCCGGCGGAGATCCGGCGGGCCCGCTGGTTCACCCGGGCACAGGTCGCGGCGGTGCTGGCCGGGGAGCGGGTCGACGCCGGCGACGGATTCGAGGTTCAGTTGGCGGCACCCGCGTCGATCGCCGCCTTTCTGATCCGCCGCTGGGTGTCGGCCTGACCCGGGGTGTCGGCGTGTCCCCAGGTGCCGGCCTGACCTCGGCCCGTGGACGCCGTTGCCGCGACGCCCACGGGCCGAAGCCATGGACCGTCGTGGGCCGGCGTCGGCGGCGCGCTCTGCGGCGGGCCGCCGGCCGGCGTACGACGGTCGTCCGGACTGCGCCGTCGACGCGGCGCGGCCGGGGACTACGCCGTCAGCGCGGCGGGGCCGGTGTCGGATCGCCTGGCACCGGCACCACCTTGACCCGGTGCCGGCCGGATCGGACCGAGCCGACCGTGGACAGGGCGCGGGCCAGCCGCATCGCGGATTCGCGGTCGGTGGCGCGCAACGTCTGCCGGCGTTGCTCGGGAGTGGTCTGTTCGTCGCGGATACGTCGACCGTCGATGACGGCCGTGACGAGTTCGTGGTGGGCGACCGCGCGGATCTCCGTGCGGACGATCAGATATCGCATGGGCGACTCCGGGAACCGTGACCGATGGTCGGACAGTCGACGGGTCCCGCGACGATTCCGCATGCGAAGGTCTCTCGCGCGAAAGATCCTTGTCTGGAATTTCCATCGAGTGTCTCGGTACGGGGAGAACCCGGATTACCGACCGGTCAAACCTGACGATCGGCCTGACTCCGGTGCCCGTTCGGGGGATCGACGTCGGTGCACCAGCGCCGAGGGGAGGGGAACCGAGCCGGGTCGGGGTGGCGGTGGCCACCCGGCTCGACCGGCCCGTCAGCTCAGGTCGAACTCGCCGTCCTTGGCGCTGTCGATGAACTCACGCCAGGTGGTGCGGTCGAACGACAGCACCGGCCCGGACCGGTCCTTGCTGTCGCGCATCAGCACCGGCGTGCTGCGACCAGCCAGTTCCCCGACCTCCACACAGTTGGTGCTCTGGCTGCGGCTACTGGTGCGCCAGGTGGGCGAGGCGCCGCCGACGATCCGCACGACGGACTGATCTGCTGGGTTCATTCCTGCTCCTTGCTGGTGAAGCGGACCGGCGGACACACCGTCACTCCGGTGTTGCCTGCTCGGTCCGGCGCGTGGGACGCTCACGCGGTCCACGCTGGATCGGCGGCCCGGCCGGTCGGCCGGGGCCTGTCCCGCCGGTGGCCGGCGGGGACAGCGGGGCAGGGGTGGCGGGGGGAGGGCCGTCGTCGTCACCGACGGCACTGAGCTCGGTGGCACCGGCCGCGACGTGCCGGGCGATCTCCTCGGCGAGCCAGTCGATCGACTCCGCCGGGCTGCGGGCAGCCTCGCAGAGCCAGTCGAAGACCTGGCCGTAGCGTTCCAGGACGGGGGCGTCGTTGACGATGATGTCGGCGGCCAGGGTCTCGATCGCGACGGCGCTGGGATCCTCGGGGTCGGCGAAGTGGTAGATCGAGAAGGCGGTCTCCGACAGGTACCAGGAGGCGACGGTCGCGCCCGGCGGCAGGACCCGCAGCGTGACGTTGTCCAGCTGGGCCATGGCCCTCAGGTGCTGCAGCTGGGCGACCATGACGTCCGGCGGGCCGCAGCGCAGCCCCAGCGCGGACTCCTCCAGCACCGCGGTGTAGCGCGGCACCCCGTTGTCGCGCAGCAGCATGGACTGCCGCGACTGGCGGGCCGCCACCTCGGTGTCGGGGTCGTCGGCCTGGCGGCGGGCACCGGCCGGCTGTTTCTGGTTGGCGGCCTTGCTGCTGGCCGCCTGGCGCAGGATCGTCATCTGGTCGCCCGGCCCGACCAGGGGCCGGGCCGACATGATCCGCACCTTCGCGTACGCGGAGGTCTGCAGCAGCCCGGGGATGATGACCGCGCCGTACTCCTGGATCTCGGTGCACCCGGCCTCGAGCTCGGCGTACGCCCGCTGCCGGCTGGTCATCACCTTGTACGAGCTGAGAAAGGCCCGGGTGTTGCCGGCGTCCCGGGCGATCGCGACGAGCTCGTCGCGATCGGCTCCGGTGACGCCGTACAGGTCGAGCAGGTCCATCACGTCGCCGACGCCGGGTCGGCTGCGCCCGTTCTCCAGCCGGGAGAGTTTGGAGGCGGACGCCCAGTTGACCCGCTCGATCACCTGTTCGCCGGTGAGCCCGGCGCTTTCCCGCAGTCGCCGCAGCTCGCTGCCGAGACGGCGGCGACGCAGCGTCGGACTGGGTATGGGCTGCTCGGGCTGCACCGGAAACTCCCCCCGATCCGTTGGTATCCGCCTATGTCGCGGCGTTGTGCGTCGCGGCCCGAAACAGTATGGACCGGTTGCTGCCTTCGTGGGGTCCGCTGGGGGGCGTGTTAGCCAAAAGCGACGTGCGTCATGGCGGCGGACGGACCGTGAGTGCGACTCAGCTCGCCCCGAGGTCGGCGAGCCGTTGCTTGACCTGAACGATGCTCGGGTTCGTCAATGCCGAACCGTCGGGGAAACGGAT from Solwaraspora sp. WMMD791 includes:
- a CDS encoding pitrilysin family protein, producing the protein MPPLGPTRTPPVPTVAERTLDTGLRVIAIRRPTVPLVEVRLWVPFARAPLARATVLSQTIFSGTAERSGVRLAAELQAVGGGLAAGLDADRLLISGAGLVTGLRRMLELLGEVLTGATYPADEVAVERDRLADRIQVALSQPAHLARTALTRRLYGRHPYAEPTPGVAQVRAVRAAALRALHADRVQPAGANLVLVGDVAPKRALDVAEQALAGWVTVGRQVTLPPAPDPRPAPLLLVDRPGSVQSSMRIALPAVDRRHPDHAALQLANMVFGGYFSSRWVENIREDKGYTYSPYSMVEHSIAGSVLMLSADVATEVTAPALLETLYELGRLAALPPGAEELEQARQYAVGTLQLGMSTQAGLAGLASTYAGFGLPLEFLAEHTARLASVTRDEVAEAATRYLAPARSSGVVLGDVARIAGPVAALTQVELSGTTP
- the nudC gene encoding NAD(+) diphosphatase, producing MADQPALARRAVDRAARHRTDPQWLAQAWRRARVLVVDSAAGGRAVVRDDGAGVALVLLDADRAPAVPAEERIFLGTDGDGTPYFAVDAPLEPPPGPPLSPAGARLATVRQVGHLLGGRDAGLFTTAAALAGWHARHPYASSTGLGTRCADGGWNRVDDAGTRHWPRTDPAVIVLVTDGVAGPSGRCLLANHHDRPGDGAGRLYSCLAGFVEPGESAEAAAAREVAEEVGVTLTGLTYVASQSWPFPGTLMLGYLGLVDPGQPVRVDPAEIRRARWFTRAQVAAVLAGERVDAGDGFEVQLAAPASIAAFLIRRWVSA
- a CDS encoding DUF397 domain-containing protein, which produces MNPADQSVVRIVGGASPTWRTSSRSQSTNCVEVGELAGRSTPVLMRDSKDRSGPVLSFDRTTWREFIDSAKDGEFDLS
- a CDS encoding helix-turn-helix transcriptional regulator, which codes for MQPEQPIPSPTLRRRRLGSELRRLRESAGLTGEQVIERVNWASASKLSRLENGRSRPGVGDVMDLLDLYGVTGADRDELVAIARDAGNTRAFLSSYKVMTSRQRAYAELEAGCTEIQEYGAVIIPGLLQTSAYAKVRIMSARPLVGPGDQMTILRQAASSKAANQKQPAGARRQADDPDTEVAARQSRQSMLLRDNGVPRYTAVLEESALGLRCGPPDVMVAQLQHLRAMAQLDNVTLRVLPPGATVASWYLSETAFSIYHFADPEDPSAVAIETLAADIIVNDAPVLERYGQVFDWLCEAARSPAESIDWLAEEIARHVAAGATELSAVGDDDGPPPATPAPLSPPATGGTGPGRPAGPPIQRGPRERPTRRTEQATPE